The Phyllopteryx taeniolatus isolate TA_2022b chromosome 9, UOR_Ptae_1.2, whole genome shotgun sequence genome contains a region encoding:
- the glrx gene encoding glutaredoxin-1: MAQQFVQAKIKGDKVVLFIKPTCSYCVTAKDVLSTYKFKPGHLECVDISARPDMGSMQDYFMELTGARTVPRVFIGEECVGGGSDVAALHKSGKLEGMLQSIGALQ; this comes from the exons ATGGCGCAGCAATTCGTCCAGGCTAAAATCAAAGGAGACAAAGTGGTCTTGTTCATTAAGCCCACATGCTCGTACTGTGTCACGGCCAAGGACGTGTTGTCTACGTACAAGTTCAAGCCGGGCCATCTGGAGTGTGTCGACATCAGCGCTCGGCCAGACATGGGCAGCATGCAGGACTACTTCATGGAGCTCACCGGCGCCCGCACC GTCCCACGGGTGTTCATTGGGGAGGAGTGTGTCGGCGGTGGCAGTGACGTGGCCGCGCTGCATAAAAGTGGCAAACTGGAGGGAATGCTGCAGTCCATTGGGGCTCTCCAGTGA